The Stigmatella erecta genome window below encodes:
- the def gene encoding peptide deformylase, with amino-acid sequence MVLKIVQAGEPVLRQRARELTPEEIASPQVKQLIQLMRDTMRDAPGVGLAAPQVGVGLRLVVVEDRAEYQVGVKPEDLAARERQPVNFHVLINPKLVVEDPEPVEFHEGCLSVSGFSALVPRARGVRVEALDENGAPVTLVARGWYARILQHEFDHLEGMLYLDRMEPRSFTTAENHRRHWAGHPTSEVRTALGLPARSR; translated from the coding sequence ATGGTGCTCAAGATTGTTCAGGCGGGAGAGCCGGTGTTGCGGCAGCGCGCGCGGGAGCTGACCCCGGAGGAAATCGCCAGCCCTCAGGTAAAGCAGCTCATCCAGCTCATGCGCGACACGATGCGGGATGCGCCGGGCGTGGGGCTCGCGGCGCCCCAGGTGGGCGTGGGGCTGCGGCTGGTGGTGGTGGAGGACCGGGCCGAGTACCAGGTGGGCGTCAAACCCGAGGATCTGGCCGCGCGCGAGCGTCAGCCGGTGAACTTCCACGTGCTCATCAACCCGAAGCTCGTGGTGGAGGATCCGGAGCCCGTGGAGTTTCACGAGGGGTGCTTGAGCGTCAGCGGCTTCTCGGCGCTGGTGCCCCGGGCGCGAGGCGTGCGCGTGGAGGCGCTGGATGAGAACGGGGCCCCCGTCACCCTGGTGGCCCGGGGCTGGTACGCCCGCATTCTCCAGCACGAGTTCGACCACCTGGAGGGGATGCTCTACCTGGACCGGATGGAGCCCCGCAGCTTCACCACCGCCGAGAACCACCGCCGGCACTGGGCAGGCCACCCCACCTCCGAAGTTCGCACGGCGCTCGGATTGCCAGCTCGTTCCCGGTGA
- a CDS encoding trypsin-like serine protease, whose amino-acid sequence MSQEQAPQAAPASASQEIVGGANTTIAENPWQVSLQDGSFHFCGGSIINENWILTAQHCVNSGGSISKPGRVVAGITKVSGSSAGQIRTVAQVVVYPGYVDANVGKDAALLRLSSPLDLSGPNAKAIPLATAADGAAGFPSTGSSVRVTGWGTLRSGGSSPDTLQTVDVAVLTNAQAQSSYPQETISADQLAAAAAGKDSCQGDSGGPLTALKGSTRVLAGIVSWGYGCADARYPGMYARVSSFESWINSTINGTTPPPTGTTLLDKTGLSASTSKTWQHFTITVPAGATSLTINQSGGTGDADLYVRKGSQPTTTTYDCRPYKSGNTETCSFTSPASGTWYVSVYAYSTYSSLSVKATVP is encoded by the coding sequence ATGAGCCAGGAGCAGGCGCCTCAGGCGGCCCCCGCCTCCGCGTCGCAAGAGATCGTCGGTGGTGCCAACACCACCATCGCCGAGAACCCGTGGCAGGTCTCCCTGCAGGATGGCAGCTTCCACTTCTGCGGCGGCTCCATCATCAACGAGAACTGGATTCTGACCGCGCAGCACTGCGTGAACAGCGGTGGGTCCATCTCCAAGCCGGGCCGCGTGGTGGCCGGCATCACGAAGGTCTCCGGAAGCAGCGCCGGGCAGATCCGCACGGTGGCCCAGGTCGTTGTCTATCCGGGCTACGTGGACGCCAACGTTGGCAAGGACGCGGCGCTGCTGCGCCTGTCCTCTCCGCTGGACCTGAGCGGCCCGAACGCGAAGGCCATTCCCCTGGCCACGGCGGCGGACGGCGCGGCGGGCTTCCCCAGCACGGGCTCCTCGGTGCGCGTCACCGGCTGGGGCACGCTGCGCAGCGGCGGCTCCTCTCCGGACACGCTCCAGACGGTCGATGTGGCGGTGCTGACCAACGCCCAGGCCCAGTCGAGCTACCCCCAGGAGACCATCTCGGCGGACCAGCTCGCCGCGGCCGCGGCCGGCAAGGACTCGTGCCAGGGTGACAGCGGCGGTCCCCTGACCGCGCTCAAGGGCAGCACCCGCGTCCTGGCGGGCATCGTGAGCTGGGGTTACGGCTGCGCGGATGCGCGCTACCCGGGCATGTACGCCCGCGTGTCGTCCTTCGAGAGCTGGATCAACTCCACCATCAACGGCACGACGCCTCCTCCCACCGGCACGACGCTGCTCGACAAGACCGGCCTCTCCGCCAGCACGTCCAAGACCTGGCAGCACTTCACCATCACGGTTCCGGCCGGCGCCACCTCGCTGACCATCAACCAGTCGGGCGGCACGGGTGACGCGGACCTCTACGTGCGCAAGGGCTCGCAGCCCACCACCACCACCTACGACTGCCGTCCCTACAAGTCTGGCAACACGGAGACCTGCTCCTTCACCAGCCCCGCTTCGGGTACCTGGTACGTCTCCGTCTACGCTTACAGCACGTACTCGTCCCTGTCGGTCAAGGCGACCGTGCCGTAG
- a CDS encoding peptide chain release factor family protein gives MSVSPIRRQAALAALQLDDEALLKTCEVEYFIASGPGGQHRNTTASGVRLTHPPTELSVTATERRSQVQNKGVALERLRQGLKALTFVPKVRRATQPTKGSQRRRLEGKKQDSQKKALRGKKDLW, from the coding sequence ATGAGCGTTTCCCCCATCCGCAGACAAGCCGCCCTGGCGGCCCTCCAGCTCGACGACGAGGCGCTGCTGAAGACGTGCGAGGTGGAGTACTTCATCGCCTCCGGCCCGGGCGGCCAGCACCGCAACACCACCGCCAGCGGCGTGCGGCTGACCCACCCGCCCACCGAGCTGTCCGTCACCGCCACCGAGCGCCGCAGCCAGGTGCAGAACAAGGGCGTGGCGCTGGAGCGGCTCCGGCAAGGGCTCAAGGCGCTCACCTTCGTGCCCAAGGTGCGCCGGGCCACCCAGCCCACGAAGGGCTCCCAGCGGCGGCGCCTGGAGGGCAAGAAGCAGGACAGCCAGAAAAAGGCCCTGCGCGGCAAGAAGGACCTCTGGTGA